CCGGTTACCAGATACAATCAGCTCCTTCAGTCCTGACGGCAACGCCGGCAGGCTGGTCAGCCGATTATTATAGGCCCACAGCTTATATAATTCTGACGGCAGCGTCGGCAGGCTGGCCAGTTGGTTATCAGATACCGACAGCTCCTGTAGCCCTGACGGCAACATCGGCAGGCTGGTCAGCTGGTTATTATAGGCCCACAGCTTACATAATTCTGACGGCAGCGCCGGCAGGCTGGCCAGTTGGTTATCAGATACCGACAGCTCCTGTAGCCCTGGCGGCAACACCGGCAGGCTGGTCAGTTGATTACCAAAGATCCACAGCTTACATAGTCCTGACGGCAGCGCCGGCAGGTGGGTCAGCGGGTTACTAAAGATCGACAGTTCCAGTAGTCCTGGCGGCAGCACCGGCAGGCTAGTCAGCTGGTTACCAGAGACCTCCAGCGTCCGCAGTTCTGGCGGCAGCGCCGGCAGGCTGGTCAGATTATTATCAGGAATAACCAGTGTGGTAATATGCGCGGGTAAACAGTCTGGCAAGGTGGTAAGACCTGATTCTCCCACGTTAAGCACTGCATTGCCATTATTCAGGCAGGCACGCATTTTCTGTACCACTGCTGCACGGCCGCGTGACTCTTCTGCGGGTGCAGCCCTTCTCCACGCTGACCAGACAGCATCATACTCTGCTGGCGTCTGTGGAGCCGTTGTGGCAGGGAGGAAGGATGTCCTGAATGTCCCGGATGCCCCTTCCGCGTGTCCTGTGCCCTCCTCACCCTGTGCTGTGTCCAGGGTGAGGCGATGTGTTTCACTGTACCCCTGGCAATTTACGGTATAGTTCCCGGCATCATCAAGGGTGACTGACAATATCTCCTGACTGTCTTCATCCAGAATACAGAAGTAATTTTCCCCGTGCTGGCCGGAATGAATGCTTTCCTCCCATCCGGCATACGCGAGCGTCCTGAGCAGTTCAAATCTGTTGATCACATCCTCCCGCGTCGTTCCGGCCGGCGGGTGACAAATCGTCCAGATGCACTCCAGCGCTTCAGTCTGGTGCGTTGAGCAAAAAAATTCCTTCATTTTTTCCCAGGAACTCATTTCAGGGGGGGTATCAGACCAGGCAATACGATAAATGCGGCGATTACTGATGGTGGCGGGAAGACATCCGCTTCCAATATGAAAGGGCATAACAAAAAACCTTTATAAATTTACATATAGTATCTGTCCGGCAGACATCATCTCTTCCTGGTCTTAATTTCACAATAAGGTTATCGGCGGATTCATGGTCGTCCTGACATGGCGGGCTTCAGAAGGTGCAGAAGAAAAATCCGTTATGATGACCGGATGGCGGGACTGTCATTTTACAGCTAAAGTGTCGATTTTTTCAGGGTCGCTTTCCACGATGACCAGATCATCCGGTATCAACGCCCGGGCGTTCAATTTTCGATTCTGCCTGCCTGCGCAGCTCTTCCGGCGAATAAACCCTTTGAACGACTTTACCGTCTTTAAACTGCCAGCAGCATGAATATCAGCGCGACGGTTTTCATCCGTATCAGGCAACTCTGCAACGCTCTGGCCAGCAGGCCACAGCCCGGAAACATCACGCGTAATACACGTAATAACATCGTTATCGTCGTAGGTAATTTTCAGCGTGTCTGCTGAAAATAATTGCTGGCACCCATACCAGTCCTGACCATCCTCTGATTTAAGATACGCCGCATCGGCGAATAATGTGTCATCTGGTTCCGGTGCATACGGAATGAAATTTTTAATATTTAAAAACTGTTTGTTCTTTTTATTTTTTTTCCGCTGTCATAATTATTCCTTCTTATACACTTGGGGCTGTCACCCACGTATCACCAACCAGATACTGAATGGGACGTTGTCACCCGAATAGTCATCGCGCCACGCACTCCCATTACCTCAATCACTGCGCCAGCGAGACAGATATTACCGCAGCCAGTATCCGTGATGATTTTGTTATAAGCGTAAGACCAAGAGCCACGACACATCCAGTAAGGGTGATTGAATGCGCCCTGAGACTCCAGCCAGACGATAAACTCCGCCGTCGTCCACGGATTATCATCACAGCCGATAATAACTGCGCCATCAAACGCTCGCGCGGCACCGATACGACGCACAAACAAATCCTTGTCCGGAATATCGCCGCCATTCTGTGATTTTTGTAATGCATCGGCGGCACGACTTATGGTTTCTCGCAAACCAACGTATTCGATAAGACCGTCAACACTTTTTCCTGACAGCGCCGTCAGGGTTTCGTCCAGCGGCTGCTTGCCCGCCAGTTTATTCAGTACCGTGGTGGCAAAGTTCGGATCATTTCCCAACGCGTCAGCCAGTTCCTGCAGGGTGTCCAGTGGCTCCAGTACGGAACCAACCAGCGCGGCAATCAGTTTGCGGACAAACTCCGCGTTTGTTGTCTGAAGCCCTTTAGCATCGCCTGGCGGCGTCGGTGTGGTCGGCGTTCCAGTGAATGCCGGGCTGTCCAGCGGCGCTTTGGTCCGTACCTCACCCATAACGGTTTTTACCGCCTTTGGTGTGGCCGCCAGCGCTTCGCTGTCACTGTCCGTGGCACTGCTTAATTTAACGATACCTTTTTTCGTCAGGCTTGCATCTTCCAGGGAAATCACGTCTGCGATATCCTCGGCCCGTTTCGCGGCCTCTTCGGCTCAGGTTGCCAATTCTCCGGCTGCAGCTCTGCTTTGCGCTGCCAGTGATGCGCTGGTATCAGATGCGGCGGCGTGGGTGGATGCCTCCGATGCTGATGACTAGGCGGCTGCCGCCGTTCTGGCTGTGTCAGCCGACGCCGCGCTGGCTGATGCCTCCCCGGCTTTTGTGGTCGCCGTACCTGCGCTGCTCTCCGCAGATGCTGCGGATGAAGCTGCCGACCAAAATTCCCCTTGAAAACCAGCCTGTCAGGGCTGGTTTTTTTATGCCTACAATTAAAAAGTTAGCTGATGCCAGAGACGTTATTTTGCATGAACTGATTTTGCATGAACTGATTGGACATCTTTCCTGTGCAGTGGTCACAGTAAAGTCAATGCAGGCAACTAACGTAAACCATGTTTGTACTAAAACAGAAAAAGCGCATCTACACCCTATACTGGAAAAAATGTTTGCAGTGGCAGGTAAATGAGTAAGCAATCTGTCGCAGCAATAATAAAACGTTCTGGTAAGGTAAACGGCCTACCACGCCTTTGTCGCTAACAATTAGCCTCCCTGTCGCCATAGGGTCGATAACGATCGGCTATTCACAACACGTTTTGTAGACAACGTACGGTGATTAATTACTCCTTCAGCCAGCAACTCGCTAATTGTTATTCAACTTCAGAAATTATAACTAATTGAAGCACCTACAAAATTATGCCCTGAATTTTTATCCGTAAGTGATCCATTCGAGAAATGCCGGATATAAGCTTCTGTAGAAAAAGCCCCAAAGTTCCAGCCAAGAAACGCTTTTTCTCCAAAGGTAAATGCAGAATTGACACGCATATCATCTCGCGACTTAGATTTTATATAAGCCCCCAGACCAATACCGGTATAGATACCAGCGAAATGAACCAGCGCCACATCCTTCGAGATACCCAATACGCCCTGGTTATATTTATTACAGGGAACGCTGCCAGAATGTTTACTGCAATCATCGCTACCCTTAGCCTTAAATCCTCCTAACTCCAGATTATTTCTTGCCTGTAAAAAGAAAAAATCGCTGGGTTCACTGTATGTCAGAAAAGCCGTATATAAGTGCTCAACCCCTCCTCTTCTTATACTTTCTCCCGCAGCAAAAGAGATCTGATGCTTGTTGCCCTTGCCAAAAAAAACATTATCATTAGCAGAACATGCGAATGCACAAGGTAATAATAGATATATAAATATTCTCTTCATATACACTCCACCACCATTTCAATGTCAATAGTTATTTTTAACCGGCTAACATATTTAAAATTTTCTACGCCACGCTTACGCTCACAGAAACGGCTGATATAGCATCCACACTACGTTCTCCCCTTGAGTCGCCCCAACGGGTGCTCAAAACGCCGCGAGTGTTGTTCAGGCACATCCAGGATAAGTTATAAGTGAATGACACTCATTTCTGACCACATTTTCATTTATGATAAGAATATCGTCAGAATCTCTTTATCGCATAAAAATACCTCTGCTATTGACTTAATATTTAATTTAACAGATGTCGCGGTTTATTCGTTCTGCTCAGATGTATTTCATTGACATTAATAAAACCATAAATAAATTCAGTTAAAATAATTTGTTAATAATGACAAGCTTTAGACGCTATGACTTTTAATAAGAAATTTCCTGCCAGTAAAGATAGTCTGGACTTACGGGTGCAAGGGCGCAGCAACATATGCCACACTTCTGTTATGTCACATTGTCCGAAAAAAGCGTCCAGACCAGTATTCAACTTCAGGGAGTATTCTGTTTTCTCTCACAACGGGTTGTTTTATCCTTTCTATCGTTCAGCTAATTACTCGCCTGTCACAGGTTTTACTACTTACCCATGCACTAATTAGGGTAAAATTTACGCGCTTGACAATGTGGCAAATCTGGACGATTTCCGCGCTGAAAACAATAATCATTCTAATAAAACTCAGGAGATACAGCATGCCTGAAGTAACACCTTTTCAGGTGCTTATTGTGGACGACCATCCACTTATGCGGCGAGGTATTCGTCAATTACTGGAACTGGACCCGGCTTTTCATGTCGTTGCCGAAGCGGGTGACGGGGCGAGTGCGATCGATCTGGCGAATCGCATTGAGCCCGATCTGATCCTGCTGGATCTGAATATGAAAGGTCTGAGCGGGTTAGATACCCTGAACGCGCTACGCCGGGATGGTGTGACGGCGCAAATTATTATTCTTACCGTCTCGGATTCCGCCAGCGACATCTACGCGCTGATCGACGCCGGCGCCGACGGTTATCTGCTCAAAGATAGCGATCCGGAAGTGCTGCTGGAGGCCATTCGCAAAGGCGCTAACGGCGGTAAAGTCTTTAGCGATCGGGTCAATGAATATCTGCGTGAGCGCGAACGGTTTGGCGCGCAGGAAGATCCCTTTAGTATCCTGACCGAACGAGAGTTAGATGTCTTGCATGAGCTGGCGCAGGGGCTTTCTAACAAACAAATTGCGTCAGTACTGAATATTTCTGAGCAGACGGTTAAGGTGCACATTCGTAATCTACTTCGCAAGCTAAACGTGCGCTCGCGCGTCGCGGCGACCATTCTATTTTTACAAACACGCGGAATGCAGTAACAAGCCAGGCCCGGTGGCGCCGCGCCACCGGGCCGTCAGGGTCTTATTTCTCCTGCGCCAGCCGGATACTGCGCTCTATCACCGCCCGCCGGGCGTCACCCGCCGGCAGTAACTTCAGCATCATCTCCCAGGCCGCCACCGCCTCGCCAAAGCGCTGCTGCTCAAAGGCGCTGAACGCATACAGGCTTAACACCCGGATATCCGTGTGGTCGCGGCTCACCAGCTGACGCAGCAGCTCCCCGCCGCGGCGGTTATCCTCCGGGTCGGACGAGCGCGTCAGCGCCTCCGCGTAGCCCAGCGCCGCATCGCGGTTTTTCGGGTCCAGACGGTAAGCGTTTGCATAGGCCCCGGTGGCGGTACCGGCATTACCCAGTACCATACCGGTGCGCCCCAGCATGAGCCAGCCCTCAACATTGCCGGCATCATTCTGCAGGCGGGTGCGCAGCCCCAGCGCCAGCCGCGCCATCTCCTCCTCATTCAGCGGCTGCGCCTGCGGGTCCAGCGCCCGCGCCAGCAGTCCCGGCGTCTGCGCCGTTGCCTGCTGCCAGGCCCTCACCTGCGGATAGCTGCCGGTCTGTGAGTAACTGATGGCGGCCACGACCAGCGCCATAACCACGCCCGGCACGTAAGCACCCCACCCGGCGCGCGGTCCCGCCGCAGGAATGGCGTCGGCCAGGACGTCCTGTCTGATACGCACCCGCCGGCGCGTGCGGGCGACGATTATCCACCCGCCCGCCACGATGGTGGCCAGCGGCAGCACCCACAGCAGCACCGTCAGCGGGGTCAGCGGCGGGTCGTAGGTGACGAAGTTGCCGTAGCGCGCCACCATGTAATCGATGATTTCCTGGCGGCTCTTCCCCTCCTGCATCAGGTCATACACCCTGCGGCGCATGTCGGTGGCTATCATCGCGTTCGAGTCCGCAATGCTGTTGTTCTGGCATTTCGGGCAGCGCAGCTGCTCCGTGAGCTGGCGGAACTGCTGCTCCTGCGCTTCATCTTTAAACGGCATCACGTCGGTGGTCGCCCGCGCTGACCCGGCGATAACCAGCACCAGCATCAGCATCACCATGCCCGGTAACAGTCTCATTGCGCCGCCTCCCGGCTGTATCTGTCCCACAGCGGTTTCAGTTCACTTTCCCATACCCGGGCATTCAAATCGCCCGCATGGCGGTAGCGGATAATCCCCCTGCCGTCGATGAGGAAGGTTTCCGGCGCGCCGTACACGCCCAGGTCCAGCCCCAGCATCCCGTCGCTGTCCGATAAACTCAGCGCATACGGGTTGCCCAGTTCCTTTAACCAGGCCACCGCCTTCGCCCGGTCGTCCTTATAGTTCAGCCCCACCACCCGGATACCCTGCGCAGAAAGCTGGTTCAGGTACTGATGCTCGGCGCGGCAGGTCGGGCACCAGGTGGCCCAGACGTTAAGCAGCACCGGTTTCCCCTGCGTCAGCACCTCCGCCTGATAGTACTGACCCGGCGTCTCCAGCGATTCCAGGCGGAACGCCGGCACCGGCTTTCCGGTCAGTGCCGATTCGAGATTCGTCGGGTCATCCCCCTGCGCGTTGCGCGCCAGCTGCCACAGCAGCGCCGCGGCAATCAGCAGAAAAATCAGCAGCGGTAATAACAGTACGTTGCGTTTCATCCGGCCTCCGGCAATGGTTTACGGCGGCGGTAGCGCGGGTCCGCCAGGCACAGCAGCCCGCCCAGCGCCATCAGCAGTCCCCCGGCCCATATCCAGCGGACAAACGGTTTGTAGTACAGGCGCACGGCCCACGCGCCGTTGTCCAGCTCCTCCCCGAGCGCGGCGTACAGGTCGCGGGTCAGCCCGCCGTCAATCGCCGCCTCGGTCATCACCATCCGGCTGGTGTTGTAGAGCCGTTTCTCCGCGTGCAGCACCGCCTCCGGCTCGCCGTGGCGCGTCACCCCGATGAGGGCCACCCCGCCGCGGTAGTTGGGCCCGGTGATGTCCCGCACCTCCCGGAAGGTGAAGCGGTAGTCGTGAATGGTCACGCTGTCGCCCGCCCGCATCCGCACGTCACGCTCCACGCTGTAATTCTGGCTGAAGGCGATGCCGGTAATCGTCACCGCCAGCCCGAGGTGCGCCGCCACCATTCCCCAGTAGCTGAGAGAGGTTTTCGTGCCGCGGGACACGCGCTGTACGGCTTCGGCCACCGCCAGCACCGCAATCCAGCAGGCCATCGCCATCCCCACCGCCGTCATGGCGATGATTTTATCTTCCAGCAGCCATGGCAAAAGTACCGACAGCACCAGGGTGGAGACCAGGGCGGTGAGCAGCAGCGTCCTGATGTTACGCGGCCGGTCCCGGCCCCAGCGCACCAGCGGCCCCACCCCCAGCAGCAGGGCAAAGGGGACCATCAGCCAGGTGAACATGGTGTTAAAGAACGGCTCCCCCACCGAAATGCTGCCCAGCCCCAGCTGTTTGTGCACCAGCGGCAGCAGGGTGCCCAGCAGCACCACCAGCATGGCGGCCATCAGCAGGACGTTGTTGCCGAGCAGCAGCGACTCGCGCGACCACAGCGCGTTGTTCACCCGCGAACGCACCCTGTGCCCGCGCACGGCGAACAGCAGCAGCGAGCCGCCGGTGACCAGCACCATAAAGGCGAGGATAAACATCCCGCGCGCCGGGTCGGAGGCGAAGGCGTGCACCGACACCAGCACCCCGGAGCGCACCAGGAAGGTGCCCAGCAGGCACAGCGAGAAGGCGCAGATGGACAGCAGCAGCGTCCACGCCTTAAAGCCGGCGCGCTGTTCGGTGACCGCCAGCGAGTGCAGCAGGGCGGTGCCCGCCAGCCACGGCATAAAGGAGGCGTTCTCCACCGGGTCCCAGAACCACCAGCCGCCCCAGCCCAGCTCGTAGTAGGCCCACGCCGAGCCGAGCACGATGCCCAGCGTCAGGAACACCCACGCCGCCAGCGTCCACGGGCGGGCAAAACGGGTGAACGCGCTGTCCAGACGCCCGCTCAGCAGCGCGGCGATGGCGAAGGCGAAGGCCACCGAGAAGCCGACATAGCCCATGTACAGCAGCGGCGGGTGGAAAATCAGCCCCGGGTCCTGCAGCAGCGGGTTCAGGTCGCGCCCCTCCACCGGAAAGGCCGGCAGCGTGCGGGCGAACGGGCCGGAGGTGAACAGGATGAACGCCAGAAAACCGGCGCAGACCATCCCCATCACCGCCAGCACCCGGGCGACGATATCCGCCGGCACCTGCCGGCTGAACACCGCCACCGCCAGGGTCCAGCCGCTCATCAGCAGCACCCACAGCAGCAGCGAGCCCTCGTGCGCCCCCCAGGTGGCGGCCACCCGGTACCACACCGGCAGCTGCGTGTTCGAGTTGCCGGCGACATAGGCCACGGTGAAGTCGTTAACCACAAAGGCGTGCACCAGCACGAAAAACGCGCCCGCCACGCAGATAAACAGCAGCCAGGCGAACACCCCGGCCGACGCCATCATCCGCGCGTCACCGCGCGCCACGCCCCACAGCGGGTAAACGGACAGCAGCAGCGCCACGCCGAGCGCCAGGCACAGCAGCGCGTGGCCGTATTCAGGCATCATGATGAGGTGTCCTTATCAGCGCGTTGCGGGCGGCGGTGGTTTTCCTGCATCGCCTTTTCCACTTCCGGCGGGGTGTAGTTCTCGTCATGTTTGGCCAGCACCTCGTGCGCCAGGACGTGGTTGCCCTTCTCCAGGGTGCCCTGCACCACCACCCCCTGCCCCTCGCGGAACAGGTCCGGCAGTATCCCCTCATAGCTCACCGTCACCGACCCTTCGGCGTCGTAGAGACTGAAGTTCACCTTCAGCGAGTCCGGGTCGCGCCTGACACTGCCGGGCATCACCATCCCGCCGACGCGCAGGCGCTGGCCCGCCGCCGGCAGCTGCTGCGTCTCGCGCTTGCCGTAGAGGATTTCGCCGGGGGTATAGAACAGGTCGATATTCGCGCGCAGCGCGTACAGGACCAGGGCGGTGGTCAGCCCCAGGCCCGCCAGCACCGCGCAGACCACCCATAGCCGGTTTTTACGTCGCAGGTTCACGCGGCCTCCTGTTGCGCCTGTGCGGCACGCATCCGCGCCTCGCGCGCCCGCTGCTGCGCCACGCCGCGCAGAATGGCCCGGCGCTGCAGCACCGTGTGCAGCGCCAGCAGCGCCAGCGGCGCCACGGTCATCGCCACCGCCAGCCAGACAAAAAAGGCGTACCCGCCCATGGCGAAAAAATCGCTCCACGATGAAAATGCCGGACTCACCGGTGCCCCCTTTTCAGTATCAGTTCGCTCACCCACGGGCGGCGTTTTTCCATCAGTAAAATCAGGTTGCGCATCCGCATCAGCGAAAGCGTCATAAAGAGCAGCAGGTAGCCGGCGATGGCCCAGCGCAGCGGCGAGCGCATCGCCGGGTCGATACTCTGCTGCATCCGCGTCGAGCCCTGGTGCAGGGTGTTCCACCACTCGACGGAATAGTGGATAACCGGCAGGTTCACCACGCCGACCAGCACCAGAATGCCCGCCGCGCGCCCGGCCATTTTACGGTCGTCAAAGGCGTGCCACAGGGCGATGACCCCGGCGTAGAGAAACAGCAGCACCAGCTCCGAGGTCAGGCGCGCGTCCCACACCCACCAGGTGCCCCACATCGGTTTGCCCCACGCCGCGCCGGTGACCAGCGCGATGAAGGTGTACACCGCCCCCACCGGCGCCATCGCCGCGACGGCAAGGCTGGCCATTTTCATCTGCCAGACCAGCCCGGTGAACGCCGCCACCGCCATCGCCGCATAGATACCCATCGACCAGATGGCCGCCGGGACATGCAGGTACATAATGCGGTAGCCCTCCCCCTGCTGGTAGTCCGCCGGGGCGAAACCAAAGCCCCGGACCCAGCCCGTGGCCAGCACAATGATGCCGGCCGCCGCCAGCCACGGCACGAGCCTGCCGCAAATCTGATACAGCCGGGGCGGCGCCGCCAGCTGATGAAGGGTTTTCCACATAGTCGTCACCTGACCTCCTGAAACCAGTAAAATGTCCGTCGCGCCGGGGCGCTACTGCACGCTGAGGCGCAGCGCCGCCGCGGTGGCGAACGGGCTTAACGTCGCGCTGCCCGCCAGCAGCGCTCCCAGCACCGCCAGATAGCCGTCAGCGGGTAAATGCATCGATGCCGCGTCCATCGCCGCGGCGGCGAAAATCAGCACCGGGACACTCAGCGGCAGCACCAGAATGCCCAGCAGGACGCCGCCGCGCCGCAGCCCGGCCGTCAGCGCAACGCCCGGCGCGGCGAGAAACCCCAGCGCCGGCGTGCCGAGCAGCAGCGTCAGCGCCATGATTTTCCAGCCGTACACGTCCATCCCCAGCAGCAGCGCCACCAGCGGGGAGAGCATAATCAGCGGCAGGCCGGTCACCGCCCAGTGGGCCAGCACCTTCGCCAGCACCACCGCCGGCAGCGGCACCGGCAGCAGCATCAGCTGCTCCAGGCTGCCGTCCTGCAGGTCGTCGCGAAACAGCCGCTCCAGCGCCAGCAGCGAGGCCAGCAGCGCCGCCACCTGGATGATGCCCGGCGCGATACGCGCCAGCAGCTGCGGCTGCGGCCCGACGCTTAACGGAAACAGGGTGATGACCATCAGGAAGAACCACAGCGGGCCGGCGATGTCCGCGCCGTGGCGGAACGCCACGCGCAGTTCGAGACAGAAGACACGCCACATCACAGCCCGGCCCCCCCGCCGGTCAGCGCCAGGCGGCGGACGGTGTCCGCGGCCCCCGGCAGCGGCTGGTGGGTGGTGAGAATGACCATCCCGCCCTGCGCCGTGTGCGCCGCCATCCGCCGGGTGAGGCGCGCCACGCCGTTAACGTCAATGGCGGTGAACGGTTCGTCGAGCACCCACAGCGCGGCGCGGGTCAGCCACAGGCGGGCCAGCGCCACCCGGCGCTGCTGCCCGGCCGAGAGCTGAGCGACCGGCACGTCCTCAAATCCCGCCAGCCCGGCCTGCGCCAGCGCCTCCGGGAGACGCGCGCCGTCGCCGGGGTGGAAGAAGTGCAGGTTCTCCCGCGCCGTCAGGCGGGTTTTGATCCCCGGCTGGTGCCCTATCCACAGCAGACTGCGATGGAAGCTGTCGCGCACGCGGCGCAGGGGTTCGCCCTGCCAGTACACCTCCCCGCCGTCCGGGCGCGCCAGCCCGGTCAGCAGGCGCAGCAGGGTGGTTTTTCCGGCGCCGTTGCCGCCGGTGACCTGCACCCACTCCCCGGCCTCCACGGTGAACGACAGCCCGCGAAACAGCGTCCTCTCGTCCCGCTCGCAGTACAGATCTCTGGCTTCAAGCATTCCCACTCATCAACGTCCTGTCAGAAACCTGGTTTAACATCACGCATATCCGGCAGTTTATGCGCGATCCCTTTGTGGCAATCGATACAGGTCTGTCCATCTTTTACCGCCTGATCGTGCATTTTCGCCGCGACGCCTTTTTGCGCGGTCAGATCCATAAAGTCGAAATTGTGGCAGTTACGGCATTCCTGCGAGTTGTTGTCTTTCATGCGCCGCCACTCATTTTGTGCCATTGTCAGGCGATGAGCTTCAAATTTCTGCGGTGTATCTATCAGCCCAAATACCTTCGCATACAGCTCTTTACTGGCTTTGATCTTACGGATCATCTTCGGCCCCCACTCATGCGGCACATGGCAGTCAGGACAGGTGGCACGAACGCCGCTACGGTTGTTGTAGTGGACGGTTTCCATATACTCCTCATACACCGTGTTGCGCATTTCATGGCAGCTAATACAAAACTCTTCGGTGTTAGCCTTTTCCATTCCGGTATTGAAGCCGCCCCAGAAGATGATGCCGCCGATAAAACCGATTAACAGCAGCGTCCCCAACGCCAGGCGGCTGGGGCTGCGCCACCATCGCCAGACGCGCTTTATCCAGCCGGGTTTACGGTTAGAATTTTCCATAATGACCTCTTATTTCCCGTAACCTTGCGAGGGGGTAAAGGTATTGTCGATAATCGGCGCGGTATCAGACTGCGGTACGTGGCACTGCAGGCAGAAATAACGACGCGGCGCGACGTTGCCCGACACTTTACCGTCGCTGTCCATAAAGTGCGTCGGACTGATACGCGGCGCGCCCGTCGTACGATAACTTTCCACGCCGTGGCATTGCAGACAGCGGTTGGTATTGGTCGTCACCTGGTAGCCCTCGACGCTGTGCGGGATCATCGGCGGCTGGTTGACGTAATTTAGCGGCATACGTTCCTGCTCTTTCGGCATACGAATCGCCCCTTCCTGCGTCCCGGATACTTCCGGCGACTGGCTCAGATCCACTCCGTTTGCCGCCCAAACCGCACCACTTACCACCAGGGCAAGCGTGGCCATCCATTGACACAGCGCTTTCATCAGGTCATGGCTTTTCATTGTTTCGCTCCCGAACTCCATCGCATTTACACTTCATCCTTCGAGCTGCCTCTTTGTTGGCTGCGCTCGAAAATCCCAGTCACATCGTTATCTATGCTCCCGGGGATTTCCTCGCTTACCGCCGCGATGCATCCCGAATGATGTTGCGTATCGTTATTGTAAAAACATCCTCAGAACAGACATCCACGCAGCGACCGCAGGTCATGCAGTCGCGGTGAGTGACCTGCGCCGGGCTTTGCTCATCCAGCACCGGCGCACGTAGCACATGCGGTTCCGGGCAAACATGAAAACAATCCATACAGCGATTACATTTCTCACGTTTTTTGGCCGTCACGGTCACTACGCCTTTACTGCCTAGCACGCCATACAGCGCGCCCATCGGGCAAATATGACCGCACCAACCGTGCTCAACGACTAATAAATCAAATAAAAACAAAGCAATAATCAACAACGCGCCGCTACTAAATCCCATAATCAGACTACGACCTAACAGCGACACGGGATTAATCCATTCCCACAGCAGCGTGCCGGTCAACGCCGAACCGATTAACACCACCACCAGAAGGACGTACCGTATATGGCGTGGAATCGTCGCAGACTGGTTCAGGTCAAATTTCCTGCGCATCCAGTTAGCCAAATCGGTAACGGGGTTTAGCGGGCAAACCCAACTGCAAAATAATCGCTTTCCCGCCAGCGCATACAGCACAGCGATAATCACTGCTCCCGTCAGCGCCACGGTAGCGGGAAGATGTCCACTGGCGAGACTTTCCAGGGTAATCAGCGGATCGGTCAACGGGAGGGTATCGAACAGCAAACTA
This DNA window, taken from Salmonella enterica subsp. enterica serovar Typhimurium str. LT2, encodes the following:
- the ccmA gene encoding ABC superfamily (membrane) heme exporter protein (cytochrome c-type biogenesis protein; similar to E. coli ATP binding protein of heme exporter A (AAC75261.1); Blastp hit to AAC75261.1 (205 aa), 79% identity in aa 1 - 200), with product MLEARDLYCERDERTLFRGLSFTVEAGEWVQVTGGNGAGKTTLLRLLTGLARPDGGEVYWQGEPLRRVRDSFHRSLLWIGHQPGIKTRLTARENLHFFHPGDGARLPEALAQAGLAGFEDVPVAQLSAGQQRRVALARLWLTRAALWVLDEPFTAIDVNGVARLTRRMAAHTAQGGMVILTTHQPLPGAADTVRRLALTGGGAGL
- the napC gene encoding periplasmic nitrate reductase (cytochrome c-type biogenesis protein; similar to E. coli cytochrome c-type protein (AAC75262.1); Blastp hit to AAC75262.1 (200 aa), 88% identity in aa 1 - 200), encoding MENSNRKPGWIKRVWRWWRSPSRLALGTLLLIGFIGGIIFWGGFNTGMEKANTEEFCISCHEMRNTVYEEYMETVHYNNRSGVRATCPDCHVPHEWGPKMIRKIKASKELYAKVFGLIDTPQKFEAHRLTMAQNEWRRMKDNNSQECRNCHNFDFMDLTAQKGVAAKMHDQAVKDGQTCIDCHKGIAHKLPDMRDVKPGF
- the napB gene encoding periplasmic small subunit nitrate reductase of cytochrome C550 (complexes with NapA; similar to E. coli cytochrome c-type protein (AAC75263.1); Blastp hit to AAC75263.1 (156 aa), 91% identity in aa 8 - 156) encodes the protein MKSHDLMKALCQWMATLALVVSGAVWAANGVDLSQSPEVSGTQEGAIRMPKEQERMPLNYVNQPPMIPHSVEGYQVTTNTNRCLQCHGVESYRTTGAPRISPTHFMDSDGKVSGNVAPRRYFCLQCHVPQSDTAPIIDNTFTPSQGYGK
- the napH gene encoding ferredoxin-type protein (electron transfer; similar to E. coli ferredoxin-type protein: electron transfer (AAC75264.1); Blastp hit to AAC75264.1 (287 aa), 88% identity in aa 1 - 280): MANRKRDAGREARAKKGWWRSHRWLVLRRISQFMVLGMFLSGPWLGFWVLHGNYSSSLLFDTLPLTDPLITLESLASGHLPATVALTGAVIIAVLYALAGKRLFCSWVCPLNPVTDLANWMRRKFDLNQSATIPRHIRYVLLVVVLIGSALTGTLLWEWINPVSLLGRSLIMGFSSGALLIIALFLFDLLVVEHGWCGHICPMGALYGVLGSKGVVTVTAKKREKCNRCMDCFHVCPEPHVLRAPVLDEQSPAQVTHRDCMTCGRCVDVCSEDVFTITIRNIIRDASRR